A region of Astyanax mexicanus isolate ESR-SI-001 chromosome 23, AstMex3_surface, whole genome shotgun sequence DNA encodes the following proteins:
- the LOC103033695 gene encoding methylthioribulose-1-phosphate dehydratase translates to MSSVVDNRCNGESSAAAAEPEHPRLLIPELCRLFYQLGWVTGTGGGISLKHGDHIYIAPSGVQKERIQPEDMFVCDIDEKDISAPPASKKLKKSQCTPLFMNAYTMRGAQAVIHSHSKAAVMATLLYPGKEFRITHQEMIKGIRRGNSGTNFRYDESLVVPIVENTPEEKDLKERMARAMEEYPDSCAVLVRRHGVYVWGESWEKAKTMCECYDYLFDIAVQMKQCGLDPAAPPTEATGFV, encoded by the exons ATGTCCTCGGTGGTGGATAACCGGTGTAACGGGGAGAGCAGCGCGGCGGCGGCGGAGCCG GAACACCCGAGACTCCTGATCCCGGAGCTCTGCAGACTCTTCTATCAGCTGGGCTGGGTCACCGGAACCGGAGGAGGAATCAGCCTCAAACATGG AGATCACATTTATATCGCACCATCTGGAGTTCAGAAAGAAAGAATACAG CCGGAGGACATGTTCGTCTGTGATATAGACGAGAAGGACATCAGCGCTCCTCCTGCGTCAAAGAAGCTGAAGAAGAGCCAGTGCACCCCGCTCTTCATGAACGCCTACACCATGAGGG GAGCTCAGGCTGTTATTCACAGTCACTCGAAGGCCGCGGTGATGGCCACGCTGCTGTACCCCGGCAAAGAGTTCCGCATCACCCACCAGGAGATGATCAAAGGGATTCGGAGAGGAAACTCCGGCACTAATTTCAG GTATGACGAGTCTCTGGTTGTACCCATCGTTGAGAATACCCCGGAGGAGAAGGACCTGAAGGAGCGCATGGCGAGAGCTATGGAGGAGTACCCGGACTCCTGCGCCGTCCTCGTCAGGAGACACGGAGTCTACGTCTGGGGAGAAAGCTGGGAGAAAGCCAAGACCAT GTGTGAATGCTACGATTACTTGTTTGATATCGCCGTTCAGATGAAGCAGTGCGGTCTGGATCCTGCGGCTCCGCCCACTGAAGCCACGGGATTCGTCTGA